Proteins from one Raphanus sativus cultivar WK10039 unplaced genomic scaffold, ASM80110v3 Scaffold1055, whole genome shotgun sequence genomic window:
- the LOC130503605 gene encoding HIPL2 protein has product GEAMELDESTPFVDITDQVSFDTQFGMMGMAFHPKFAENGRFFASFNCDKVKSPGCTGRCACNSDVNCDASKLPKDDGDQPCRYQTVVAEYTANGTSSSPSTAKTGKASEVRRIFTMGLPYSSSHGGQILFGPDGYLYLMTGDGGGVSDTHNFAQNKKSLLGKILRLDVDVMPSVSEISQLGLWGNYSIPKSNPFQGNADEQGEIYALGLRNPWRCSFDSERPEYFLCADVGKDTYEEVDIITMGGNYGWRIYEGPYVFSPLSPFGENVSEVSNLTFPILGYNHSEVNKHEGSASIIGGYFYRSNTDPCSYGTYLYADLYANAMWAAIESPEGSGNFTDSQIPIKCSQDSPVKCTAAPGGADSGPALGYIYSFGQDNNKDIHLLTSSGVYRVVRPSRCNFACSKENTTASSGKQSPSGAGPPQSLPSSARNHCFSVFMSLSLLMLSVCLTVLQW; this is encoded by the exons GGCGAAGCAATGGAACTCGACGAGTCAACTCCTTTCGTTGACATAACCGATCAAGTCAGTTTCGATACACAGTTTGGTATGATGGGGATGGCGTTTCATCCTAAGTTCGCAGAGAACGGGAGGTTCTTCGCGTCTTTCAACTGTGATAAAGTCAAGTCTCCTGGATGCACTGGTCGCTGTGCTTGTAACTCTGATGTAAACTGTGATGCTTCTAAGCTTCCTAAAGACGATGGTGACCAGCCTTGCCGTTATCAGACCGTTGTGGCTGAGTATACAGCGAACGGTACTTCTTCAAGCCCTTCAACG GCAAAGACTGGTAAGGCGTCTGAAGTGAGGAGGATTTTCACTATGGGACTTCCTTATTCGTCGTCTCACGGTGGTCAGATTCTCTTTGGACCTGATGGGTATTTGTATCTAATGACTGGTGATGGTGGAGGAGTTTCAGATACTCACAACTTTGCACAGAACAAGAAGTCTTTGCTTGGCAAAATCTTGAGGCTTGATGTTGATGTTATGCCAA GCGTGTCTGAAATCTCTCAGCTTGGTTTATGGGGAAACTACTCTATCCCAAAGAGCAACCCTTTCCAAGGCAATGCAGATGAACAAGGTGAGATTTATGCTTTAGGGCTTCGAAACCCGTGGCGTTGCAGCTTTGATTCTGAGAGACCAGAGTACTTCTTGTGTGCTGATGTCGGAAAG GATACATATGAAGAAGTTGATATCATAACAATGGGTGGAAACTATGGCTGGAGAATCTACGAAGGACCTTACGTTTTCTCTCCTTTGTCGCCTTTCGGAGAGAATGTTTCTGAGGTCTCTAACCTAACTTTCCCTATTCTTGGTTACAACCACTCTGAAGTTAACAAACATGAAGGATCTGCTTCCATCATTGGAGGTTACTTCTATCGTTCCAACACTGATCCTTGCTCTTATGGCAC GTACTTGTATGCAGATCTTTACGCAAACGCGATGTGGGCAGCGATAGAGTCACCAGAAGGTAGCGGTAACTTCACTGACTCTCAAATACCGATTAAATGCAGCCAAGATTCACCGGTGAAGTGCACGGCGGCACCAGGAGGAGCTGACTCAGGACCTGCACTTGGTTACATCTACTCTTTTGGACAAGACAATAACAAGGACATACACTTGCTCACAAGCTCGGGTGTGTACAGAGTTGTTCGTCCTAGCCGTTGTAACTTTGCTTGCTCCAAGGAAAATACTACTGCCTCTAGTGGAAAACAGAGCCCTAGCGGTGCTGGGCCTCCTCAGTCTCTACCTTCTTCTGCAAGAAATCACTGTTTCTCTGTATTTATGTCGTTGTCGTTGTTGATGTTGTCTGTGTGTTTAACTGTCTTACAATGGTGA
- the LOC108863548 gene encoding hydroxyproline O-galactosyltransferase GALT6, giving the protein MRKPKVPSSKLDVFVSLTKQRSVQILTAVAFLYMLLITFQIPFVFRTGFSTLSQDPLTRPEKHNSQRELQERLPPSRPRKSLLFQESEPPAAMIPGLRRRKSRILSTLKFDPETFNPSVELHKSAKVAWEVGRKLWEELESGKTLKSLKKKTEEENGSCPLSVSLTGSDLSNRGGLMELPCGLTLGSHITVVGKPRAAHSEKDPKISLLKEGEVSQFKLELQGLKAVDGEEPPRILHLNPRLKGDWSGRPVIEQNTCYRMQWGSAQRCEGWRSRDDEETVDGQVKCEKWVRDDSSIASKEETSSKKADTWWLSRLVGRSKRVTVEWPFPFTVDKLFVLTLSAGLEGFHVSVDGKHVSSFPYRTGFTLEDATGLTINGDIDVHSVFAGSLPTSHPSFSPQRYLELSSNWQAPSLPDGRVDMFIGILSAGNHFAERMAVRKSWMQHKLVKSSKVVARFFVALHSRKEVNVELKKEAEFFGDIVIVPYMDSYDLVVLKTVAICEYGAHQLAAKYIMKCDDDTFVQVDAVLNEAKRTSADRSLYIGNINYYHKPLRQGKWAVTYEEWPEEDYPPYANGPGYILSNDISRFIVKEFEKHKLRMFKMEDVSVGMWVEQFNNGTKPVDYIHSLKFCQFGCIENHLTAHYQSPRQMICLWDKLVLTGKPQCCNMR; this is encoded by the exons ATGAGGAAGCCGAAGGTACCTTCTTCGAAACTAGACGTCTTCGTATCTCTCACGAAGCAGAGATCGGTTCAGATACTGACGGCGGTTGCCTTTCTCTACATGCTCCTCATCACTTTCCAAATCCCTTTCGTCTTCAGAACCGGTTTCAGCACCTTGTCCCAGGACCCGTTAACCCGACCCGAGAAGCACAACAGCCAGCGCGAGCTGCAGGAGAGGCTACCCCCGAGCCGTCCTCGCAAGAGCTTGCTTTTCCAGGAATCCGAACCACCCGCGGCGATGATTCCGGGTTTAAGGAGGAGGAAAAGTCGGATCCTTTCCACCTTGAAGTTCGACCCGGAAACGTTTAACCCCTCCGTGGAGCTCCACAAATCCGCCAAGGTGGCTTGGGAAGTTGGTCGGAAGCTGTGGGAAGAGCTTGAGTCTGGGAAAACCTTAAAGTccttgaagaagaagactgaGGAGGAGAATGGGTCATGCCCTCTCTCGGTTTCCTTAACCGGGTCTGATCTTTCGAACCGTGGGGGTCTCATGGAGCTTCCCTGCGGGTTAACTCTCGGATCACACATCACAGTGGTTGGGAAGCCGAGAGCTGCTCACTCGGAGAAGGACCCGAAGATATCGTTGCTAAAGGAAGGAGAGGTTTCGCAGTTTAAGCTCGAGCTTCAGGGCTTGAAAGCGGTGGACGGGGAAGAGCCGCCTCGGATACTCCACTTGAACCCGAGGCTCAAGGGTGATTGGAGTGGTAGGCCTGTGATTGAGCAGAACACTTGTTATAGGATGCAGTGGGGGTCTGCACAAAGATGTGAAGGGTGGAGATCTAGAGACGATGAAGAAACTG TTGATGGTCAGGTGAAGTGCGAGAAATGGGTTCGTGATGATAGTAGCATTGCATCTAAAGAAGAGACTAGTAGCAAGAAGGCGGATACATGGTGGCTTAGTAGATTAGTAGGACGGAGCAAGAGAGTAACCGTTGAATGGCCGTTTCCATTCACGGTTGATAAGCTTTTTGTGCTTACACTTAGTGCTGGATTAGAAGGTTTTCATGTTAGTGTCGATGGGAAGCACGTCTCTTCCTTCCCTTACCGAACT GGATTTACGCTTGAGGATGCTACTGGGTTAACCATCAACGGGGACATAGATGTTCACTCGGTTTTCGCTGGCTCTCTCCCGACCTCGCACCCTAGTTTCTCTCCTCAGAGGTATCTCGAGCTCTCTAGCAATTGGCAAGCCCCGTCGCTTCCTGATGGCCGAGTCGATATGTTCATTGGCATCCTTTCCGCTGGTAACCATTTCGCTGAGAGGATGGCGGTGAGGAAGTCGTGGATGCAACATAAGCTAGTTAAATCTTCTAAAGTGGTGGCTCGCTTCTTTGTTGCGCTG CACTCGAGGAAGGAAGTGAATGTGGAGCTAAAGAAGGAAGCTGAGTTCTTTGGGGACATTGTTATAGTCCCTTACATGGATAGCTATGACCTTGTTGTCCTCAAAACCGTTGCTATCTGCGAGTATGGG gCTCATCAGCTTGCTGCAAAGTACATAATGAAGTGTGATGACGATACATTTGTACAAGTAGATGCGGTTCTTAATGAAGCTAAGAGAACATCTGCAGATAGGAGTCTATACATTGGCAACATCAATTATTATCACAAACCGCTCCGTCAGGGTAAATGGGCTGTTACATATGAG GAATGGCCAGAGGAAGACTATCCACCTTATGCTAATGGACCGGGATACATCTTGTCAAACGATATCTCTCGCTTCATTGTAAAAGAGTTTGAGAAACATAAACTAAGG ATGTTCAAAATGGAAGATGTGAGTGTGGGAATGTGGGTAGAACAATTCAACAACGGGACCAAACCGGTGGACTACATTCACAGCCTCAAGTTTTGTCAGTTTGGTTGCATAGAGAATCACTTGACGGCACATTACCAGTCGCCGAGACAGATGATTTGTTTGTGGGATAAGTTGGTTTTGACAGGAAAACCTCAGTGCTGCAACATGAGATGA